From a single Pirellulales bacterium genomic region:
- a CDS encoding helix-turn-helix domain-containing protein yields the protein MYTIKQVAEMLQVGSPTVVRFVDSGELAAVDVSLRRGKKRRLRVPAEALEKFLERRRVNVEPLRSHGRRQQPSQRRDVIDFFKFKEPEENGRRRIKISQVAEYLGTTDDHVRQLIAYGHLAAVNVGGTSRENRYRIAERDLYAFLERSRQEPKNRRAARLRGPDFLGKLPEGKQITDLSIGTQTRFSSTFGMQ from the coding sequence ATGTACACGATCAAACAGGTCGCTGAAATGTTGCAAGTCGGCTCTCCGACTGTGGTCCGTTTTGTCGACTCCGGCGAATTGGCCGCGGTAGACGTTAGCCTGCGGCGAGGAAAGAAACGGCGGCTCCGAGTCCCAGCAGAGGCACTAGAGAAATTTCTGGAGCGCAGGCGAGTCAATGTCGAGCCGCTGCGAAGTCACGGCAGACGACAACAGCCTTCACAGCGCAGGGACGTCATCGATTTTTTCAAATTCAAAGAGCCGGAAGAGAATGGGCGTAGGCGGATCAAGATAAGCCAAGTCGCTGAATACCTTGGCACGACTGACGACCATGTTCGACAGTTGATTGCTTACGGACATCTGGCGGCGGTGAACGTGGGCGGTACGTCAAGGGAAAACCGGTATCGCATCGCCGAAAGGGATCTGTACGCTTTCCTCGAACGTAGCCGGCAGGAACCGAAGAATCGTCGAGCGGCTCGGCTTCGTGGCCCTGATTTCCTTGGCAAGTTGCCTGAAGGGAAGCAGATCACTGACTTGTCGATAGGAACACAAACTCGATTCAGTTCGACATTTGGCATGCAATAG
- a CDS encoding ATP-binding cassette domain-containing protein, with translation MPPTAPKPPKDDRPLIEARDLSVRFGRQPVLRQINLSVPRGQTLVVIGESGCGKTVLLKSLIGLVRPTQGTVVFDGQNLAALNDRELARQRIRFGFVFQGAALFDSLTVAQNVAFPLRQQAEYDDARIRRAVLDRLADVGLPENILYKKPAELSGGMRKRVGLARAQIMSPEVILYDEPTTGLDPIMSAVINELILRTRNRIPVTNVVVTHDMQTVAKVADRVVMLHPLSRLKGDEPQVIFDGKPADLERSPDPRVRQFVRGEAGERLMEMGERQTAAT, from the coding sequence ATGCCGCCCACCGCTCCAAAACCGCCGAAAGACGATCGCCCGCTCATCGAAGCGCGGGATCTGAGCGTTCGCTTCGGACGTCAGCCGGTGCTGCGGCAAATCAATTTGAGCGTGCCGCGCGGGCAAACGCTCGTCGTCATCGGCGAAAGCGGCTGCGGCAAAACGGTTTTGCTCAAGAGCCTTATCGGTCTGGTGCGGCCGACGCAGGGAACCGTGGTTTTCGACGGCCAAAACTTGGCCGCACTCAACGACCGCGAACTGGCGCGGCAGCGGATTCGCTTCGGCTTCGTGTTTCAGGGCGCGGCGCTGTTCGACAGCCTCACCGTGGCCCAAAACGTCGCCTTTCCGCTCCGGCAGCAGGCCGAATATGACGATGCGCGAATTCGCCGGGCCGTGCTCGACCGGTTGGCCGATGTCGGTTTGCCGGAAAATATTTTGTACAAGAAACCTGCCGAGCTTTCCGGCGGCATGCGGAAGCGAGTCGGGCTCGCGCGGGCGCAAATCATGTCGCCCGAGGTGATCCTCTACGACGAACCGACCACCGGCTTGGACCCGATCATGAGCGCCGTGATCAACGAACTGATCCTCCGCACGCGGAATCGCATTCCGGTCACGAACGTCGTGGTGACGCACGACATGCAAACCGTGGCCAAGGTGGCTGATCGCGTGGTCATGCTGCACCCGCTCTCCCGATTGAAAGGCGATGAGCCGCAAGTGATTTTCGACGGCAAACCAGCCGATCTGGAGCGGAGCCCCGATCCGCGGGTCAGGCAATTCGTGCGCGGCGAAGCCGGCGAACGACTGATGGAAATGGGCGAACGGCAAACAGCGGCAACGTAG
- a CDS encoding MlaD family protein: protein MDDRIMQFRVGVVVLGVSLIAGVMTLLFGHFPGKHYTIYVDFRSAPGVAAGTPIKESGVLIGRVTGVSLREDNPVEPVQITAEIESQYKIRHNQTIQVSNGLLGDAELDVVDLPAPRIVPAATPSPGQSAEPAAPAEPTIRGQSGDEAPPAPATPPEPGVPVPKPAAPALPPATFIQPGETIKGESGASPTQEFAKLEADMSKVSNSLSAASDEVRVLAHNINGLLGHGDSERLRRLVDKTESSMDAMQRTLNDVDKIVGDPQMQADMKQSLANLPGTLKQMQQSFQSLQQTTALADQNLKNLQGFTQPLSDSGPEMVNHANHSIRELDELLGQFTQFGRGLNSSQGTLGQLINNQELYQQLTEAACNINELTHRLQPILNDVRDFTDKIARHPEVLGVRGAIDRSPGIK from the coding sequence ATGGATGATCGGATCATGCAGTTTCGCGTCGGTGTCGTCGTGCTCGGCGTCTCGCTGATCGCCGGCGTGATGACGTTGCTGTTCGGGCATTTTCCCGGCAAGCACTACACGATCTACGTCGATTTTCGCAGTGCCCCCGGCGTCGCGGCGGGCACCCCTATCAAGGAAAGCGGCGTGCTGATCGGCCGAGTCACTGGTGTCTCGCTGCGAGAAGACAATCCCGTCGAGCCGGTGCAAATAACCGCGGAAATCGAGTCCCAGTACAAGATCCGGCACAACCAAACCATCCAGGTCAGCAACGGATTGCTGGGCGACGCGGAACTCGATGTCGTCGATTTGCCCGCGCCGCGAATTGTGCCGGCAGCGACACCCTCCCCGGGGCAATCGGCCGAGCCGGCCGCTCCGGCGGAGCCGACGATTCGCGGCCAATCGGGCGACGAAGCGCCGCCCGCTCCAGCCACGCCCCCCGAGCCCGGCGTGCCGGTCCCAAAACCGGCCGCCCCGGCGCTTCCGCCCGCGACGTTCATCCAACCCGGCGAAACGATCAAAGGCGAGTCGGGAGCGAGCCCGACGCAAGAATTCGCCAAACTCGAAGCCGACATGAGCAAAGTCAGCAACTCCCTTTCCGCCGCCAGCGATGAGGTCCGGGTGTTGGCCCACAACATCAACGGCCTGCTCGGCCACGGCGATTCCGAACGGCTCCGGCGCTTGGTCGATAAGACCGAATCGTCGATGGACGCCATGCAGCGCACGCTAAACGACGTCGACAAGATCGTCGGCGATCCGCAGATGCAGGCCGACATGAAGCAGAGCCTCGCCAACTTGCCCGGCACGCTGAAGCAAATGCAGCAATCGTTTCAATCGCTGCAGCAGACGACGGCCCTGGCGGATCAGAACCTGAAAAATCTGCAAGGCTTCACGCAGCCGCTCAGCGACAGCGGCCCCGAAATGGTGAACCATGCCAACCACAGCATCCGCGAACTCGACGAATTGCTCGGCCAATTTACGCAATTCGGCCGCGGGCTGAACAGCTCGCAAGGCACGCTCGGCCAATTGATCAACAACCAGGAGCTCTATCAGCAACTGACCGAAGCCGCCTGCAACATCAACGAACTCACGCACCGGCTGCAGCCGATTCTCAACGACGTGCGCGATTTCACGGATAAGATCGCCCGTCATCCCGAAGTGCTCGGCGTCCGCGGTGCGATCGACCGCAGCCCAGGCATCAAATGA
- a CDS encoding DNA modification methylase, which translates to MKIELRKTSGIKPYANNPRVNDAAVDAVAASLKEFGVRQPIVVDAEGAIIVGHTRWKAAQKLGLETVPVHVATDLTPAQIKAYRIADNQTNTLAEWDFDLLPLELQDLQNLEFDMSLLGFDQDELDKLLSGDLQEGLCDPDEVPEPPDEATTQPGDLWILGDHRLLCADSSKAEDVDRLLNGATIHLVNTDPPYNVKVEPRSNNAIAAGNSSFANPNKHHQKFDLERHPEKAKATHKKMRAKDRPLANDFVSEGEFDRLLHAWFGNMARVLTPGRGFYIWGGYANLGNYPPVLKKNGLYFSQGVVWDKQHPVLTRKDFMGAFEICFYGWREGAAHVYLGPNNATDLWHVKKINPQSMEHLTAKPAELAVRAMQFSSRPGENVLDLFGGSGSTLIAAEQTGRKAFLMEIDPPYCDVIADRFQRFTGKPAILERTGESPLPMKPRELSMR; encoded by the coding sequence ATGAAGATCGAGTTGCGGAAAACGTCCGGCATCAAGCCCTACGCCAACAATCCCCGCGTCAACGACGCCGCCGTGGATGCCGTTGCAGCGTCTCTGAAGGAATTCGGCGTTCGCCAGCCGATTGTCGTCGATGCCGAAGGCGCGATCATCGTCGGCCACACACGCTGGAAGGCCGCGCAGAAGCTTGGCCTGGAAACAGTCCCGGTCCACGTCGCCACCGATCTGACGCCGGCCCAGATCAAGGCCTACCGGATCGCCGACAACCAGACGAATACGCTCGCCGAATGGGATTTCGACCTGCTGCCCCTGGAACTGCAAGACTTGCAGAATCTCGAATTCGACATGTCGCTGTTGGGCTTCGACCAGGACGAACTCGACAAGCTGCTCAGCGGCGATTTGCAGGAAGGCCTCTGCGATCCGGACGAGGTGCCCGAGCCTCCAGACGAAGCGACGACGCAGCCGGGTGATCTTTGGATTTTGGGCGACCATCGTTTGCTCTGCGCCGACAGCAGCAAGGCCGAGGATGTGGATCGGCTTCTCAACGGTGCTACGATCCATCTGGTCAATACGGACCCGCCGTATAACGTCAAGGTCGAGCCACGCAGCAACAACGCGATCGCCGCGGGCAACAGTAGCTTTGCGAATCCGAACAAGCACCACCAGAAGTTCGACTTGGAACGCCATCCCGAGAAGGCAAAGGCGACGCACAAGAAGATGAGGGCCAAGGATCGACCGCTGGCCAACGACTTCGTCAGCGAAGGCGAGTTCGATCGACTACTGCACGCGTGGTTCGGCAATATGGCCCGCGTGCTAACGCCCGGTCGTGGCTTCTATATCTGGGGCGGCTACGCGAACCTCGGCAACTATCCGCCGGTGCTGAAAAAGAACGGCCTCTACTTCTCGCAAGGCGTTGTGTGGGACAAGCAGCATCCGGTGCTGACACGCAAGGACTTCATGGGCGCGTTTGAAATCTGTTTTTACGGGTGGCGAGAAGGGGCGGCGCACGTCTACCTCGGCCCGAACAACGCAACCGATCTTTGGCATGTGAAGAAAATCAACCCCCAGAGCATGGAACATTTAACGGCCAAACCAGCCGAACTCGCCGTGCGGGCGATGCAGTTCTCGTCGAGGCCAGGAGAGAACGTGCTCGACCTGTTCGGCGGAAGCGGCAGCACGCTGATTGCCGCGGAGCAGACCGGCCGCAAGGCGTTCTTGATGGAGATCGATCCGCCGTACTGTGACGTCATCGCGGACCGCTTCCAACGGTTCACGGGCAAGCCGGCCATCCTCGAACGCACCGGAGAATCGCCGCTGCCCATGAAGCCGCGGGAGTTGAGCATGCGATGA
- a CDS encoding DNA-processing protein DprA, with translation MALTLGVVVVEASVRSGALITARHAMEQGREVFAVPGPVDSPSSQGCHRLIRDGAKLVEKVDDILEELGPLAQPAQSSDGQAIHHPAELLLNDTERVVLATIDRQPTPIDRIITASGLAAAQVLSTLSVLEMRRLIRRVSGNLVARP, from the coding sequence GTGGCGCTGACACTGGGGGTCGTGGTAGTCGAAGCGTCGGTGCGATCCGGGGCGTTGATCACGGCTCGGCATGCGATGGAGCAGGGGCGCGAAGTTTTCGCCGTGCCGGGCCCCGTCGACAGCCCCTCGTCGCAAGGCTGTCATCGGCTGATCCGCGACGGCGCAAAACTCGTCGAGAAAGTCGACGACATTCTGGAAGAACTCGGCCCTTTGGCCCAGCCGGCCCAATCGTCCGACGGTCAAGCCATCCATCATCCCGCCGAGTTGCTCTTGAACGACACGGAGCGGGTAGTGCTCGCCACGATCGATCGGCAGCCGACTCCGATCGATCGGATCATCACGGCAAGCGGTCTGGCTGCCGCTCAAGTGTTGTCGACGCTGAGTGTATTGGAAATGCGTCGCTTGATTCGCCGCGTAAGCGGCAATCTGGTCGCTCGGCCCTGA
- a CDS encoding terminase TerL endonuclease subunit: MNELAQKLAEARAAGWAEWIRGEADEQAVLEGCTFDLPAAERVRDFFVKFLRHSKGQWAKQPFELLDWQWESVIAPLFGWKRADGTRRFRRGYIEVPKKNGKSTIFSGLSLYLLAGDHEAGAEVYSAAVDRDQASIVFNEAANMVESSPALSGRLEVIRSTKRITFPRTRSFYRALSAEVPTKEGLNAHAVLIDELHAQRSRDLWDTLRYAGASRRQPLLLSITTAGFDRHSICWEQHAYAEQVLSGVIHDSAFFAFIKAAALDDDWTDPAVWRKANPGFGVTVSEDQFAEDCREAQESPAKENSFRRYRLNQWVESETRWLSLDKWNACGGEPQETLDGKDCWGGLDLSSTTDLSAFVLVFPLEDRFAVLPFFWIPEDGARLRERRDRVPYTEWVRQGFIQATPGEVIDYDRIRVRINELGQRFAIRGIAIDRWNATQLASQLEGDGFEMVAFGQGYMSMNAPTKRLEQLVLSEQLAHGGNPVLRWMANNVSLETDAADNWKPSKKRSRERVDGIVALIMGLGVTGEPNSEPTWGIYV, from the coding sequence ATGAATGAGTTGGCCCAGAAGCTCGCCGAGGCCCGCGCTGCCGGTTGGGCCGAATGGATTCGCGGCGAGGCCGACGAGCAAGCCGTTCTGGAAGGCTGCACGTTCGACCTGCCGGCCGCCGAGCGGGTCCGCGACTTCTTCGTAAAGTTCCTGCGCCACTCGAAGGGCCAATGGGCCAAGCAGCCGTTCGAACTGCTCGACTGGCAATGGGAGTCGGTCATCGCGCCGCTGTTCGGTTGGAAGCGCGCGGACGGGACGCGCCGTTTCCGCCGGGGCTACATCGAGGTGCCGAAGAAGAACGGCAAAAGCACGATTTTCTCGGGCCTGAGCTTGTACTTGCTGGCCGGCGACCATGAAGCCGGCGCCGAGGTCTACAGCGCGGCGGTCGACCGCGATCAAGCCTCGATCGTGTTCAACGAAGCGGCCAACATGGTGGAAAGCTCGCCGGCATTGAGCGGCCGATTGGAGGTGATCCGCTCGACCAAACGCATTACGTTTCCCCGCACGCGCTCGTTCTATCGCGCATTGTCGGCCGAAGTGCCGACGAAGGAAGGCCTCAACGCCCATGCCGTGCTGATCGACGAGCTGCATGCGCAGCGTTCTCGCGATCTGTGGGACACGCTCCGCTATGCCGGTGCTTCGCGCCGCCAGCCGCTGTTATTGAGCATCACCACCGCCGGCTTCGACCGGCATTCGATCTGCTGGGAACAGCACGCCTATGCCGAGCAGGTCTTGTCGGGCGTGATTCACGATTCGGCGTTCTTCGCGTTCATCAAGGCCGCCGCTCTAGACGACGACTGGACCGACCCGGCGGTCTGGCGGAAAGCGAATCCGGGGTTCGGCGTCACGGTGAGCGAAGATCAGTTCGCCGAGGACTGCCGCGAGGCGCAAGAATCGCCGGCCAAGGAGAATTCGTTTCGCCGCTATCGGCTGAACCAATGGGTCGAATCGGAGACGCGCTGGCTGAGCCTCGACAAGTGGAATGCGTGTGGCGGGGAGCCGCAGGAAACTCTCGATGGCAAGGACTGTTGGGGCGGGCTCGACCTCTCCAGCACGACCGATTTATCAGCGTTCGTGTTGGTGTTTCCGTTGGAAGACCGGTTCGCGGTCTTGCCGTTTTTCTGGATTCCGGAAGACGGCGCGCGCCTTCGTGAACGTAGGGACCGAGTGCCATATACCGAATGGGTCCGGCAGGGATTTATCCAGGCCACGCCGGGCGAAGTGATCGATTACGACCGGATTCGGGTGCGGATCAACGAGTTGGGCCAGCGCTTTGCGATCCGCGGCATCGCCATCGACCGCTGGAACGCCACTCAGTTGGCCTCGCAGCTCGAAGGGGACGGGTTCGAGATGGTCGCGTTCGGCCAGGGCTATATGAGCATGAACGCACCGACCAAGCGGCTCGAGCAGCTCGTGCTCTCCGAGCAGTTGGCGCATGGCGGCAACCCGGTGCTGCGCTGGATGGCCAACAACGTTTCGCTCGAAACCGACGCGGCCGACAATTGGAAGCCCTCCAAGAAGCGCAGCCGCGAGCGGGTCGACGGGATCGTGGCCCTGATCATGGGGCTGGGCGTGACAGGGGAACCGAACAGCGAGCCGACGTGGGGAATCTATGTCTGA
- a CDS encoding ABC transporter permease: MSTSSTTSRRKTGIGATIALGIATWVADLGELIINWLATLGDIAIFSFRTLVWMFARLPRRETLLPAFYQVGVLSLPVVAITGTFIGMVLAEQSYYQFAQLHLQTRLGSIINMSLVRELGPVLAATMLAGRVGSAMAAELGTMRVTEQIDALSSMGANPIAYLVVPRFMACLLLIPMLTIMADFMGVVGGFFYSVQILHIDWHHYWANSSNFVGDFDLFSGIVKSLFFGAAIAVISCHRGFHCDPGAEGVGRAATNAFVYSFIVILILDLFLGIFLGSVYNMLWPEPVNLL; this comes from the coding sequence ATGTCCACATCATCCACGACAAGCCGCCGCAAAACTGGCATCGGCGCTACGATCGCGCTGGGAATTGCCACTTGGGTGGCCGACCTCGGCGAACTGATCATCAACTGGCTGGCAACGCTGGGCGACATTGCCATCTTCTCGTTCCGCACGCTGGTGTGGATGTTTGCCCGTTTGCCGCGGCGAGAAACATTGTTGCCGGCGTTTTATCAAGTCGGCGTGCTCAGCTTGCCGGTCGTGGCCATCACCGGCACGTTCATCGGCATGGTGCTCGCCGAACAAAGCTACTACCAATTCGCCCAATTGCATTTGCAAACACGGCTCGGGTCGATCATCAATATGTCGCTGGTGCGCGAGCTTGGGCCGGTGCTGGCGGCGACGATGCTGGCCGGCCGCGTCGGCAGCGCGATGGCCGCCGAGCTCGGCACGATGCGTGTCACCGAGCAGATCGACGCGTTGAGCAGCATGGGCGCCAATCCGATTGCTTATCTCGTGGTGCCGCGGTTCATGGCGTGTTTGTTGTTGATTCCGATGCTCACGATCATGGCCGACTTCATGGGCGTCGTCGGTGGGTTTTTTTACAGCGTCCAGATTCTGCACATCGATTGGCATCATTATTGGGCGAACTCGTCGAATTTCGTCGGTGATTTCGATTTGTTTTCGGGGATCGTGAAGAGCCTATTTTTCGGAGCCGCGATTGCCGTCATCAGTTGCCATCGCGGCTTTCATTGCGATCCGGGTGCGGAAGGAGTTGGCCGCGCGGCCACGAATGCGTTCGTGTATTCCTTCATCGTGATCTTGATCCTCGATCTTTTCTTGGGCATCTTCCTCGGCTCGGTGTACAACATGTTGTGGCCCGAACCGGTCAATTTGTTGTGA
- a CDS encoding RNA polymerase sigma factor, whose protein sequence is MSSDAILIDRIRAGEPEAWKELIARFEGRLLAYVEARLHRRDVAEDVVQETLIGLLTSLPNYDAARPLESYLFSIAAHKLTDHLRRQGRRPALPLASASTTGNSFDPPSPARRASSLLQSAQRKHVEAEALAVAMAEILDRWRERGQWPKVQCAELLFVAGWPNKRVAEELGISEQAVANQKFDFIDRLQRSLIKQRLSEDLFPELQQPR, encoded by the coding sequence ATGTCTTCCGACGCCATACTCATCGACCGAATTCGGGCCGGAGAGCCGGAGGCTTGGAAGGAATTGATTGCGCGGTTCGAGGGGCGATTGCTGGCCTACGTCGAGGCCCGGCTGCACCGCCGCGATGTCGCCGAGGATGTCGTTCAAGAAACGCTGATCGGGCTATTGACGAGCCTGCCGAACTACGACGCCGCCCGGCCACTCGAGAGCTATCTGTTTTCGATCGCGGCCCACAAGCTAACCGACCACCTCCGCCGCCAAGGGCGCCGGCCGGCGCTGCCATTGGCTTCGGCCAGCACGACCGGCAATTCGTTCGACCCGCCGTCTCCTGCCCGCCGAGCGAGCAGCCTATTGCAGAGCGCGCAGCGGAAGCACGTCGAAGCGGAAGCGCTCGCCGTGGCCATGGCCGAAATTCTCGACCGTTGGCGCGAGCGCGGGCAATGGCCGAAGGTGCAATGCGCGGAATTATTGTTTGTCGCCGGCTGGCCGAATAAGCGGGTGGCCGAGGAACTCGGCATATCGGAACAGGCGGTGGCCAATCAGAAATTCGACTTTATCGACCGCTTGCAAAGGAGTCTTATAAAGCAGCGATTGTCGGAGGATTTGTTTCCTGAACTGCAGCAACCGCGATAA
- a CDS encoding phage terminase small subunit P27 family: MRGRKPKPTVLKLLDGNPGKRTINDREPGTLAGVPEPPDGLDDEALLEWNRIVPELREMGVLSRADRAALAAYCTAWGRWRNAEAQVKKHGPIVKSPDKGFPMKSPYLTIADQAVETMRKFLVEFGLTPSSRSRIRISGGNDPASEFDRFTETG, translated from the coding sequence ATGAGGGGTAGGAAACCGAAGCCGACCGTGCTCAAGCTGCTCGACGGAAACCCTGGCAAGCGAACGATTAACGACCGCGAGCCGGGTACATTGGCAGGCGTTCCGGAGCCGCCCGACGGGCTCGACGACGAAGCGCTTTTGGAGTGGAACCGCATCGTTCCCGAGCTGCGGGAGATGGGCGTATTGAGCCGGGCCGATCGGGCGGCGCTGGCCGCCTACTGCACCGCTTGGGGCCGCTGGCGGAATGCCGAAGCCCAGGTCAAGAAGCATGGCCCGATCGTCAAATCGCCCGACAAGGGTTTTCCGATGAAGAGCCCCTATTTGACGATCGCTGACCAGGCGGTGGAAACCATGCGGAAGTTTCTGGTCGAGTTCGGGCTGACCCCTTCCAGCCGCAGCCGCATTCGCATCTCGGGCGGGAACGATCCGGCCTCGGAGTTTGATCGCTTCACGGAGACCGGTTGA
- a CDS encoding ATP-dependent Clp protease ATP-binding subunit produces MYERFTDRARKVMQLANQEAQRFNHEYIGTEHVLLGLIKEGSGVAANVLKNLDIDLRKIRLEVEKLVQSGPDMVTMGKLPQTPRAKKVIEYSMEEARNLNHNYVGTEHILLGLLREQEGVAAQVLMNLGLKLEDVREEVLNLLGHGIEGAEGGERGGVERGGAPEGGTSAKSGKSKTPALDSFGRDLTELARQGKLDPVIGREKEIERAIQILCRRTKNNPVLLGEAGVGKTAIVEGFAQRVVDGNVPELLADRRIVVLDLAMMVAGTKYRGQFEERIKAVMNEVRRAKNTILFIDELHTLVGAGGAEGAIDASNVLKPALARGEIQCIGATTLDEYRKYIEKDSALDRRFQLVIVEPSTKSETIEILKGLRDRYETHHRVQITDDALEAAVELSSRYITARCLPDKAIDVIDESGARVRLKAMTKPPDLKEIDDEVDRLNKEKEEAVANQDFEKAAALRDQADKLKKKKQSITRDWRERSREADGVVDEEVVAEVVSKMTGIPLTRMSTEDSMRLMQMESELHKRVISQDEAISSVSKAVRRSRSGLNDPKRPTGCFIFAGPTGVGKTLLAKALAEFMFGDEDALIQIDMSEYMEKHNVSRLIGAPPGYVGFEEGGQLTEKIRRRPYAVVLLDEIEKAHPDVFNMLLQVMEEGRLTDSFGRNVDFRNAILILTTNAGAEAIKNESSFGFQKPDDDASYDSMKQRVKERIEKVFRPEFLNRIDDVIVFKHLTVDDLKNVIDIELSKVRLRLGERGLKLVLTDAAKTFLIKKGSDTDFGARPLRRAIENFVQDPLSEELLKGEFTGKNLITVDTKEVGGKKQLYFIGTSTEGETATVGAASEGSASATDSGATA; encoded by the coding sequence ATGTACGAGCGATTTACGGACCGGGCCAGGAAGGTGATGCAACTGGCCAACCAAGAAGCCCAGCGATTCAACCACGAATACATCGGCACCGAACATGTACTGCTCGGGCTGATCAAGGAAGGCAGCGGCGTCGCGGCCAACGTGCTCAAGAACCTCGATATCGATCTGCGCAAGATCCGCCTGGAGGTGGAAAAGCTCGTCCAAAGCGGGCCCGACATGGTCACGATGGGCAAGCTGCCGCAAACGCCCCGCGCAAAAAAGGTCATCGAGTATTCGATGGAAGAAGCGCGGAATCTGAATCACAACTACGTCGGCACCGAGCACATTCTCCTCGGCCTGCTCCGAGAGCAAGAAGGTGTCGCGGCCCAGGTGTTGATGAACCTCGGCCTGAAGCTTGAAGATGTGCGCGAGGAAGTGCTTAATCTCTTGGGCCACGGCATTGAAGGCGCCGAAGGGGGTGAGCGGGGCGGCGTCGAACGCGGCGGTGCGCCCGAAGGAGGCACCAGCGCGAAGAGCGGCAAGTCGAAAACTCCCGCGCTTGATAGCTTCGGCCGCGATCTCACCGAATTAGCCCGGCAAGGCAAGCTCGACCCCGTGATCGGCCGCGAAAAAGAAATCGAACGAGCGATTCAAATCCTCTGCCGCCGGACGAAAAATAACCCCGTGCTCTTGGGCGAAGCGGGCGTCGGCAAGACGGCCATCGTCGAGGGCTTTGCCCAACGCGTGGTCGATGGCAATGTGCCCGAACTGTTGGCAGACCGGCGGATCGTTGTGTTGGATCTGGCGATGATGGTGGCCGGCACGAAGTATCGCGGTCAGTTCGAAGAGCGGATCAAGGCGGTGATGAACGAAGTTCGCCGCGCGAAGAACACGATCCTGTTCATCGACGAATTGCACACGCTCGTCGGCGCCGGCGGCGCGGAAGGAGCCATCGACGCCTCGAACGTGCTCAAGCCGGCCTTGGCCCGCGGCGAAATCCAATGCATCGGCGCCACGACGCTCGACGAGTATCGCAAGTACATCGAGAAAGACAGCGCGTTGGATCGCCGCTTTCAGTTGGTGATCGTCGAGCCTTCGACGAAGTCGGAAACGATCGAAATCCTCAAGGGCTTGCGCGATCGGTATGAAACGCACCACCGGGTGCAAATCACCGACGACGCGCTCGAGGCGGCCGTCGAGTTGTCGAGCCGCTATATCACGGCCCGCTGCCTGCCGGATAAAGCAATCGACGTGATCGACGAATCGGGTGCCCGCGTGCGGCTCAAGGCCATGACCAAGCCGCCGGATTTGAAAGAGATCGACGACGAAGTCGACCGCCTGAACAAGGAGAAAGAGGAAGCGGTTGCCAATCAGGATTTCGAAAAGGCGGCCGCCCTTCGCGATCAGGCGGACAAGCTCAAAAAGAAAAAGCAATCGATCACCCGCGATTGGCGCGAGCGCTCGCGCGAGGCCGACGGGGTGGTGGACGAAGAGGTCGTCGCGGAAGTCGTGTCCAAGATGACCGGCATCCCGCTCACGCGGATGAGCACGGAAGACAGCATGCGGCTCATGCAGATGGAATCGGAGTTGCACAAGCGCGTCATCAGCCAGGATGAAGCGATCAGCAGCGTGTCGAAGGCCGTCAGACGCAGCCGTAGCGGGTTGAACGATCCGAAGCGGCCCACCGGGTGCTTTATCTTCGCCGGGCCCACCGGCGTCGGAAAGACGCTATTGGCCAAAGCGCTGGCGGAGTTCATGTTCGGCGATGAAGACGCGCTGATCCAGATCGACATGAGCGAATATATGGAGAAGCACAATGTCAGCCGGCTGATCGGCGCGCCGCCGGGCTACGTGGGCTTCGAAGAGGGTGGGCAATTGACCGAGAAAATCCGCCGCCGGCCGTATGCGGTCGTGCTGCTCGATGAAATCGAGAAGGCCCATCCCGACGTGTTCAACATGCTCTTGCAGGTGATGGAAGAAGGGCGGTTGACCGACAGCTTCGGCCGAAATGTCGACTTCCGCAATGCGATCCTGATTCTAACCACCAACGCAGGGGCCGAGGCCATCAAAAATGAATCGTCGTTCGGCTTCCAAAAGCCCGACGACGACGCGTCGTACGACAGCATGAAGCAGCGCGTCAAGGAACGGATCGAGAAGGTCTTCCGGCCCGAGTTCTTGAACCGCATCGACGACGTGATCGTGTTCAAGCACCTCACGGTCGACGATTTGAAAAACGTGATCGATATTGAGCTGTCAAAGGTTCGTCTGCGGCTCGGCGAGCGCGGCCTGAAGCTGGTGCTCACCGATGCGGCCAAGACGTTCCTCATCAAGAAGGGATCCGACACCGATTTCGGAGCTCGTCCGCTTCGCCGGGCGATCGAAAACTTCGTGCAGGATCCGCTTTCCGAAGAATTGCTCAAGGGCGAATTCACCGGCAAGAACTTGATCACGGTCGACACGAAAGAAGTCGGCGGCAAGAAACAGCTCTACTTCATCGGTACATCGACGGAAGGCGAGACGGCAACCGTCGGCGCCGCTTCCGAAGGGAGCGCCAGCGCCACCGACTCCGGCGCAACCGCCTAG